From a single Prionailurus bengalensis isolate Pbe53 chromosome A1, Fcat_Pben_1.1_paternal_pri, whole genome shotgun sequence genomic region:
- the MTMR6 gene encoding myotubularin-related protein 6 isoform X3, which produces MEHIRTTKVEQVKLLDRFSTSNKSLTGTLYLTATHLLFIDSHQKETWILHHHIALVEKLALTTSGCPLVIQCKNFRIVHFIVPRERDCHDIYNSLLQLSKQAKYEDLYAFSYNPKQNDSERLRGWQLIDLAEEYKRMGVPNSNWQLSDANREYKICETYPRELYVPRIASKPIIVGSSKFRSKGRFPVLSYYHEHKEAAICRCSQPLSGFSARCLEDEHLLQAISKANPVNRYMYVMDTRPKHRMQSWWATQKDIGRIIVRISSKIWNDEKIRESDEKKRLNAMANRAAGKGYENEDNYSNIRFQFVGIENIHVMRSSLQKLLEVNGTKGLSVSDFYSGLESSGWLRHIKAVMDAAIFLAKAITVESASVLVHCSDGWDRTSQVCSLGSLLLDSYYRTIKGFMVLIEKDWISFGHKFSERCGHLDGDPKEVSPVFTQFLECVWHLTEQFPQAFEFNEAFLLQIHEHIHSCQFGNFLGNCQKEREELKLKEKTYSLWPFLLDDQKKYLNPLYTSKSPKFTVLEPNTVSFHFKFWRNMYHQFDRTLHPRQSVFNIITNMNEQNKQLEKDIKDLESVRFRVLKIHSVGILSWMKF; this is translated from the exons gttgagcAAGTGAAATTACTTGACCGATTCAGTACCAGCAACAAGTCACTAACAGGAACACTCTATCTTACAGCCACACATCTATTATTTATAGACTCTCATCAGAAAGAAACCTGG ATATTGCATCACCATATTGCCTTAGTGGAGAAACTAGCTTTGACTACTTCTGGATGCCCACTTGTGATTCAGTGCAAGAACTTCAGGATTGTGCATTTCATTGTTCCCAGAGAAAGAGATTGCCATGATATTTACAATTCCCTGCTACAACTGTCAAAACAAG CAAAATATGAAGATCTCTATGCATTCTCTTACAATCCCAAACAAAACGATTCGGAGCGACTCCGAGGCTGGCAGCTCATTGACCTTGCCGAGGAATATAAGAGGATGGGAGTGCCAAATTCAAACTGGCAGCTGTCTGATGCCAACCGAGAATACAAG ATTTGTGAAACTTACCCCAGAGAACTTTATGTTCCCCGAATAGCAAGTAAACCAATAATTGTTGGTAGTTCCAAGTTCCGGAGCAAGGGAAGATTCCCAGTTCTTTCCTACTATCATGAACATAAAGAG GCTGCCATTTGTCGATGTAGTCAACCACTATCAGGATTCAGTGCCAGGTGCCTGGAGGATGAACATTTGCTTCAAGCCATTAGTAAAGCCAACCCAGTCAATCGCTATATGTATGTAATGGATACCAGGCCCAAA catCGCATGCAGAGCTGGTGGGCTACACAAAAGGACATTGGCAGAATTATAGTGAGGATTTCTTCAAAAATCTGGAATgatgagaaaataagagaaagcgATGAGAAAAAGCGA ctgaATGCAATGGCCAACAGAGCAGCTGGAAAAGGTTATGAAAATGAAGACAACTATTCTAATATTAGATTTCAGTTTGTTGGAATTGAAAATATTCATGTCATGCGGTCCAGCCTTCAGAAGTTATTGGAAG tTAATGGTACCAAAGGGCTTTCTGTCAGTGATTTCTACTCTGGTTTGGAGAGCTCAGGATGGCTTCGCCATATCAAAGCTGTTATGGATGCAGCAATCTTCTTAGCCAAA GCAATAACGGTTGAAAGTGCAAGTGTGTTGGTACATTGTTCTGATGGTTGGGATAGGACGTCCCAGGTCTGTTCCCTTGGCTCTCTCTTACTGGATTCCTACTACAGGACAATCAAAGGATTCATG GTTTTAATAGAAAAGGATTGGATCTCTtttggacataagttttcagagAG GTGTGGCCATTTGGATGGTGACCCAAAGGAAGTCTCACCGGTGTTTACTCAGTTCTTGGAATGTGTGTGGCATTTGACCGAACAGTTTCCACAAGCCTTTGAATTCAATGAAGCGTTTCTCCTTCAGATCCATGAACATATTCATTCATGCCAATTTGGAAACTTCCTTGGAAATtgtcagaaggaaagagaagaactcAA GTTAAAGGAGAAGACTTACTCCCTGTGGCCTTTTCTCCTGGATGACCAGAAGAAGTACTTAAATCCTCTCTACACTTCCAAATCTCCAAAATTTACAGTTTTGGAGCCAAATAcagtatctttccattttaa GTTTTGGAGAAACATGTACCACCAATTTGACCGAACATTGCATCCTAGACAGTCTGTGTTTAATATAATTACGAATATGAATGAGCAAAATAAGCAGTTAGAGAAAGATATTAAAGACTTAGAATCT gtccGCTTTAGAGTACTGAAAATTCATTCAGTTGGCATTCTAAGTTGGATGAAATTCTGA
- the MTMR6 gene encoding myotubularin-related protein 6 isoform X4 — protein MEHIRTTKVEQVKLLDRFSTSNKSLTGTLYLTATHLLFIDSHQKETWILHHHIALVEKLALTTSGCPLVIQCKNFRIVHFIVPRERDCHDIYNSLLQLSKQAKYEDLYAFSYNPKQNDSERLRGWQLIDLAEEYKRMGVPNSNWQLSDANREYKICETYPRELYVPRIASKPIIVGSSKFRSKGRFPVLSYYHEHKEAAICRCSQPLSGFSARCLEDEHLLQAISKANPVNRYMYVMDTRPKLNAMANRAAGKGYENEDNYSNIRFQFVGIENIHVMRSSLQKLLEVNGTKGLSVSDFYSGLESSGWLRHIKAVMDAAIFLAKAITVESASVLVHCSDGWDRTSQVCSLGSLLLDSYYRTIKGFMVLIEKDWISFGHKFSERCGHLDGDPKEVSPVFTQFLECVWHLTEQFPQAFEFNEAFLLQIHEHIHSCQFGNFLGNCQKEREELKLKEKTYSLWPFLLDDQKKYLNPLYTSKSPKFTVLEPNTVSFHFKFWRNMYHQFDRTLHPRQSVFNIITNMNEQNKQLEKDIKDLESVRFRVLKIHSVGILSWMKF, from the exons gttgagcAAGTGAAATTACTTGACCGATTCAGTACCAGCAACAAGTCACTAACAGGAACACTCTATCTTACAGCCACACATCTATTATTTATAGACTCTCATCAGAAAGAAACCTGG ATATTGCATCACCATATTGCCTTAGTGGAGAAACTAGCTTTGACTACTTCTGGATGCCCACTTGTGATTCAGTGCAAGAACTTCAGGATTGTGCATTTCATTGTTCCCAGAGAAAGAGATTGCCATGATATTTACAATTCCCTGCTACAACTGTCAAAACAAG CAAAATATGAAGATCTCTATGCATTCTCTTACAATCCCAAACAAAACGATTCGGAGCGACTCCGAGGCTGGCAGCTCATTGACCTTGCCGAGGAATATAAGAGGATGGGAGTGCCAAATTCAAACTGGCAGCTGTCTGATGCCAACCGAGAATACAAG ATTTGTGAAACTTACCCCAGAGAACTTTATGTTCCCCGAATAGCAAGTAAACCAATAATTGTTGGTAGTTCCAAGTTCCGGAGCAAGGGAAGATTCCCAGTTCTTTCCTACTATCATGAACATAAAGAG GCTGCCATTTGTCGATGTAGTCAACCACTATCAGGATTCAGTGCCAGGTGCCTGGAGGATGAACATTTGCTTCAAGCCATTAGTAAAGCCAACCCAGTCAATCGCTATATGTATGTAATGGATACCAGGCCCAAA ctgaATGCAATGGCCAACAGAGCAGCTGGAAAAGGTTATGAAAATGAAGACAACTATTCTAATATTAGATTTCAGTTTGTTGGAATTGAAAATATTCATGTCATGCGGTCCAGCCTTCAGAAGTTATTGGAAG tTAATGGTACCAAAGGGCTTTCTGTCAGTGATTTCTACTCTGGTTTGGAGAGCTCAGGATGGCTTCGCCATATCAAAGCTGTTATGGATGCAGCAATCTTCTTAGCCAAA GCAATAACGGTTGAAAGTGCAAGTGTGTTGGTACATTGTTCTGATGGTTGGGATAGGACGTCCCAGGTCTGTTCCCTTGGCTCTCTCTTACTGGATTCCTACTACAGGACAATCAAAGGATTCATG GTTTTAATAGAAAAGGATTGGATCTCTtttggacataagttttcagagAG GTGTGGCCATTTGGATGGTGACCCAAAGGAAGTCTCACCGGTGTTTACTCAGTTCTTGGAATGTGTGTGGCATTTGACCGAACAGTTTCCACAAGCCTTTGAATTCAATGAAGCGTTTCTCCTTCAGATCCATGAACATATTCATTCATGCCAATTTGGAAACTTCCTTGGAAATtgtcagaaggaaagagaagaactcAA GTTAAAGGAGAAGACTTACTCCCTGTGGCCTTTTCTCCTGGATGACCAGAAGAAGTACTTAAATCCTCTCTACACTTCCAAATCTCCAAAATTTACAGTTTTGGAGCCAAATAcagtatctttccattttaa GTTTTGGAGAAACATGTACCACCAATTTGACCGAACATTGCATCCTAGACAGTCTGTGTTTAATATAATTACGAATATGAATGAGCAAAATAAGCAGTTAGAGAAAGATATTAAAGACTTAGAATCT gtccGCTTTAGAGTACTGAAAATTCATTCAGTTGGCATTCTAAGTTGGATGAAATTCTGA
- the MTMR6 gene encoding myotubularin-related protein 6 isoform X1, producing MEHIRTTKVEQVKLLDRFSTSNKSLTGTLYLTATHLLFIDSHQKETWILHHHIALVEKLALTTSGCPLVIQCKNFRIVHFIVPRERDCHDIYNSLLQLSKQAKYEDLYAFSYNPKQNDSERLRGWQLIDLAEEYKRMGVPNSNWQLSDANREYKICETYPRELYVPRIASKPIIVGSSKFRSKGRFPVLSYYHEHKEAAICRCSQPLSGFSARCLEDEHLLQAISKANPVNRYMYVMDTRPKHRMQSWWATQKDIGRIIVRISSKIWNDEKIRESDEKKRLNAMANRAAGKGYENEDNYSNIRFQFVGIENIHVMRSSLQKLLEVNGTKGLSVSDFYSGLESSGWLRHIKAVMDAAIFLAKAITVESASVLVHCSDGWDRTSQVCSLGSLLLDSYYRTIKGFMVLIEKDWISFGHKFSERCGHLDGDPKEVSPVFTQFLECVWHLTEQFPQAFEFNEAFLLQIHEHIHSCQFGNFLGNCQKEREELKLKEKTYSLWPFLLDDQKKYLNPLYTSKSPKFTVLEPNTVSFHFKFWRNMYHQFDRTLHPRQSVFNIITNMNEQNKQLEKDIKDLESKIKQCKNKPTDGILTKELIHSVHPESPTLKTSLCFKEQTLLPVNHALRTIEGSNPADNRYSEYAEEFSKSEPGVVSLEYGVARMTC from the exons gttgagcAAGTGAAATTACTTGACCGATTCAGTACCAGCAACAAGTCACTAACAGGAACACTCTATCTTACAGCCACACATCTATTATTTATAGACTCTCATCAGAAAGAAACCTGG ATATTGCATCACCATATTGCCTTAGTGGAGAAACTAGCTTTGACTACTTCTGGATGCCCACTTGTGATTCAGTGCAAGAACTTCAGGATTGTGCATTTCATTGTTCCCAGAGAAAGAGATTGCCATGATATTTACAATTCCCTGCTACAACTGTCAAAACAAG CAAAATATGAAGATCTCTATGCATTCTCTTACAATCCCAAACAAAACGATTCGGAGCGACTCCGAGGCTGGCAGCTCATTGACCTTGCCGAGGAATATAAGAGGATGGGAGTGCCAAATTCAAACTGGCAGCTGTCTGATGCCAACCGAGAATACAAG ATTTGTGAAACTTACCCCAGAGAACTTTATGTTCCCCGAATAGCAAGTAAACCAATAATTGTTGGTAGTTCCAAGTTCCGGAGCAAGGGAAGATTCCCAGTTCTTTCCTACTATCATGAACATAAAGAG GCTGCCATTTGTCGATGTAGTCAACCACTATCAGGATTCAGTGCCAGGTGCCTGGAGGATGAACATTTGCTTCAAGCCATTAGTAAAGCCAACCCAGTCAATCGCTATATGTATGTAATGGATACCAGGCCCAAA catCGCATGCAGAGCTGGTGGGCTACACAAAAGGACATTGGCAGAATTATAGTGAGGATTTCTTCAAAAATCTGGAATgatgagaaaataagagaaagcgATGAGAAAAAGCGA ctgaATGCAATGGCCAACAGAGCAGCTGGAAAAGGTTATGAAAATGAAGACAACTATTCTAATATTAGATTTCAGTTTGTTGGAATTGAAAATATTCATGTCATGCGGTCCAGCCTTCAGAAGTTATTGGAAG tTAATGGTACCAAAGGGCTTTCTGTCAGTGATTTCTACTCTGGTTTGGAGAGCTCAGGATGGCTTCGCCATATCAAAGCTGTTATGGATGCAGCAATCTTCTTAGCCAAA GCAATAACGGTTGAAAGTGCAAGTGTGTTGGTACATTGTTCTGATGGTTGGGATAGGACGTCCCAGGTCTGTTCCCTTGGCTCTCTCTTACTGGATTCCTACTACAGGACAATCAAAGGATTCATG GTTTTAATAGAAAAGGATTGGATCTCTtttggacataagttttcagagAG GTGTGGCCATTTGGATGGTGACCCAAAGGAAGTCTCACCGGTGTTTACTCAGTTCTTGGAATGTGTGTGGCATTTGACCGAACAGTTTCCACAAGCCTTTGAATTCAATGAAGCGTTTCTCCTTCAGATCCATGAACATATTCATTCATGCCAATTTGGAAACTTCCTTGGAAATtgtcagaaggaaagagaagaactcAA GTTAAAGGAGAAGACTTACTCCCTGTGGCCTTTTCTCCTGGATGACCAGAAGAAGTACTTAAATCCTCTCTACACTTCCAAATCTCCAAAATTTACAGTTTTGGAGCCAAATAcagtatctttccattttaa GTTTTGGAGAAACATGTACCACCAATTTGACCGAACATTGCATCCTAGACAGTCTGTGTTTAATATAATTACGAATATGAATGAGCAAAATAAGCAGTTAGAGAAAGATATTAAAGACTTAGAATCT aaaattaaacaatgtaaaaataaGCCAACAGATGGAATTCTCACCAAGGAATTGATACATTCAGTTCATCCTGAATCACCTACCCTCAAAACTTCCTTGTGTTTCAAGGAGCAAACTCTGTTACCTGTGAATCATGCTCTTCGAACTATAGAGGGCAGCAACCCAGCAGATAATCGTTACAGTGAATACGCTGAGGAGTTTTCCAAATCGGAACCCGGTGTGGTCAGCTTAGAGTATGGTGTGGCAAGAATGACTTGTTAG
- the MTMR6 gene encoding myotubularin-related protein 6 isoform X5 codes for MGVPNSNWQLSDANREYKICETYPRELYVPRIASKPIIVGSSKFRSKGRFPVLSYYHEHKEAAICRCSQPLSGFSARCLEDEHLLQAISKANPVNRYMYVMDTRPKLNAMANRAAGKGYENEDNYSNIRFQFVGIENIHVMRSSLQKLLEVNGTKGLSVSDFYSGLESSGWLRHIKAVMDAAIFLAKAITVESASVLVHCSDGWDRTSQVCSLGSLLLDSYYRTIKGFMVLIEKDWISFGHKFSERCGHLDGDPKEVSPVFTQFLECVWHLTEQFPQAFEFNEAFLLQIHEHIHSCQFGNFLGNCQKEREELKLKEKTYSLWPFLLDDQKKYLNPLYTSKSPKFTVLEPNTVSFHFKFWRNMYHQFDRTLHPRQSVFNIITNMNEQNKQLEKDIKDLESKIKQCKNKPTDGILTKELIHSVHPESPTLKTSLCFKEQTLLPVNHALRTIEGSNPADNRYSEYAEEFSKSEPGVVSLEYGVARMTC; via the exons ATGGGAGTGCCAAATTCAAACTGGCAGCTGTCTGATGCCAACCGAGAATACAAG ATTTGTGAAACTTACCCCAGAGAACTTTATGTTCCCCGAATAGCAAGTAAACCAATAATTGTTGGTAGTTCCAAGTTCCGGAGCAAGGGAAGATTCCCAGTTCTTTCCTACTATCATGAACATAAAGAG GCTGCCATTTGTCGATGTAGTCAACCACTATCAGGATTCAGTGCCAGGTGCCTGGAGGATGAACATTTGCTTCAAGCCATTAGTAAAGCCAACCCAGTCAATCGCTATATGTATGTAATGGATACCAGGCCCAAA ctgaATGCAATGGCCAACAGAGCAGCTGGAAAAGGTTATGAAAATGAAGACAACTATTCTAATATTAGATTTCAGTTTGTTGGAATTGAAAATATTCATGTCATGCGGTCCAGCCTTCAGAAGTTATTGGAAG tTAATGGTACCAAAGGGCTTTCTGTCAGTGATTTCTACTCTGGTTTGGAGAGCTCAGGATGGCTTCGCCATATCAAAGCTGTTATGGATGCAGCAATCTTCTTAGCCAAA GCAATAACGGTTGAAAGTGCAAGTGTGTTGGTACATTGTTCTGATGGTTGGGATAGGACGTCCCAGGTCTGTTCCCTTGGCTCTCTCTTACTGGATTCCTACTACAGGACAATCAAAGGATTCATG GTTTTAATAGAAAAGGATTGGATCTCTtttggacataagttttcagagAG GTGTGGCCATTTGGATGGTGACCCAAAGGAAGTCTCACCGGTGTTTACTCAGTTCTTGGAATGTGTGTGGCATTTGACCGAACAGTTTCCACAAGCCTTTGAATTCAATGAAGCGTTTCTCCTTCAGATCCATGAACATATTCATTCATGCCAATTTGGAAACTTCCTTGGAAATtgtcagaaggaaagagaagaactcAA GTTAAAGGAGAAGACTTACTCCCTGTGGCCTTTTCTCCTGGATGACCAGAAGAAGTACTTAAATCCTCTCTACACTTCCAAATCTCCAAAATTTACAGTTTTGGAGCCAAATAcagtatctttccattttaa GTTTTGGAGAAACATGTACCACCAATTTGACCGAACATTGCATCCTAGACAGTCTGTGTTTAATATAATTACGAATATGAATGAGCAAAATAAGCAGTTAGAGAAAGATATTAAAGACTTAGAATCT aaaattaaacaatgtaaaaataaGCCAACAGATGGAATTCTCACCAAGGAATTGATACATTCAGTTCATCCTGAATCACCTACCCTCAAAACTTCCTTGTGTTTCAAGGAGCAAACTCTGTTACCTGTGAATCATGCTCTTCGAACTATAGAGGGCAGCAACCCAGCAGATAATCGTTACAGTGAATACGCTGAGGAGTTTTCCAAATCGGAACCCGGTGTGGTCAGCTTAGAGTATGGTGTGGCAAGAATGACTTGTTAG
- the MTMR6 gene encoding myotubularin-related protein 6 isoform X2, with amino-acid sequence MEHIRTTKVEQVKLLDRFSTSNKSLTGTLYLTATHLLFIDSHQKETWILHHHIALVEKLALTTSGCPLVIQCKNFRIVHFIVPRERDCHDIYNSLLQLSKQAKYEDLYAFSYNPKQNDSERLRGWQLIDLAEEYKRMGVPNSNWQLSDANREYKICETYPRELYVPRIASKPIIVGSSKFRSKGRFPVLSYYHEHKEAAICRCSQPLSGFSARCLEDEHLLQAISKANPVNRYMYVMDTRPKLNAMANRAAGKGYENEDNYSNIRFQFVGIENIHVMRSSLQKLLEVNGTKGLSVSDFYSGLESSGWLRHIKAVMDAAIFLAKAITVESASVLVHCSDGWDRTSQVCSLGSLLLDSYYRTIKGFMVLIEKDWISFGHKFSERCGHLDGDPKEVSPVFTQFLECVWHLTEQFPQAFEFNEAFLLQIHEHIHSCQFGNFLGNCQKEREELKLKEKTYSLWPFLLDDQKKYLNPLYTSKSPKFTVLEPNTVSFHFKFWRNMYHQFDRTLHPRQSVFNIITNMNEQNKQLEKDIKDLESKIKQCKNKPTDGILTKELIHSVHPESPTLKTSLCFKEQTLLPVNHALRTIEGSNPADNRYSEYAEEFSKSEPGVVSLEYGVARMTC; translated from the exons gttgagcAAGTGAAATTACTTGACCGATTCAGTACCAGCAACAAGTCACTAACAGGAACACTCTATCTTACAGCCACACATCTATTATTTATAGACTCTCATCAGAAAGAAACCTGG ATATTGCATCACCATATTGCCTTAGTGGAGAAACTAGCTTTGACTACTTCTGGATGCCCACTTGTGATTCAGTGCAAGAACTTCAGGATTGTGCATTTCATTGTTCCCAGAGAAAGAGATTGCCATGATATTTACAATTCCCTGCTACAACTGTCAAAACAAG CAAAATATGAAGATCTCTATGCATTCTCTTACAATCCCAAACAAAACGATTCGGAGCGACTCCGAGGCTGGCAGCTCATTGACCTTGCCGAGGAATATAAGAGGATGGGAGTGCCAAATTCAAACTGGCAGCTGTCTGATGCCAACCGAGAATACAAG ATTTGTGAAACTTACCCCAGAGAACTTTATGTTCCCCGAATAGCAAGTAAACCAATAATTGTTGGTAGTTCCAAGTTCCGGAGCAAGGGAAGATTCCCAGTTCTTTCCTACTATCATGAACATAAAGAG GCTGCCATTTGTCGATGTAGTCAACCACTATCAGGATTCAGTGCCAGGTGCCTGGAGGATGAACATTTGCTTCAAGCCATTAGTAAAGCCAACCCAGTCAATCGCTATATGTATGTAATGGATACCAGGCCCAAA ctgaATGCAATGGCCAACAGAGCAGCTGGAAAAGGTTATGAAAATGAAGACAACTATTCTAATATTAGATTTCAGTTTGTTGGAATTGAAAATATTCATGTCATGCGGTCCAGCCTTCAGAAGTTATTGGAAG tTAATGGTACCAAAGGGCTTTCTGTCAGTGATTTCTACTCTGGTTTGGAGAGCTCAGGATGGCTTCGCCATATCAAAGCTGTTATGGATGCAGCAATCTTCTTAGCCAAA GCAATAACGGTTGAAAGTGCAAGTGTGTTGGTACATTGTTCTGATGGTTGGGATAGGACGTCCCAGGTCTGTTCCCTTGGCTCTCTCTTACTGGATTCCTACTACAGGACAATCAAAGGATTCATG GTTTTAATAGAAAAGGATTGGATCTCTtttggacataagttttcagagAG GTGTGGCCATTTGGATGGTGACCCAAAGGAAGTCTCACCGGTGTTTACTCAGTTCTTGGAATGTGTGTGGCATTTGACCGAACAGTTTCCACAAGCCTTTGAATTCAATGAAGCGTTTCTCCTTCAGATCCATGAACATATTCATTCATGCCAATTTGGAAACTTCCTTGGAAATtgtcagaaggaaagagaagaactcAA GTTAAAGGAGAAGACTTACTCCCTGTGGCCTTTTCTCCTGGATGACCAGAAGAAGTACTTAAATCCTCTCTACACTTCCAAATCTCCAAAATTTACAGTTTTGGAGCCAAATAcagtatctttccattttaa GTTTTGGAGAAACATGTACCACCAATTTGACCGAACATTGCATCCTAGACAGTCTGTGTTTAATATAATTACGAATATGAATGAGCAAAATAAGCAGTTAGAGAAAGATATTAAAGACTTAGAATCT aaaattaaacaatgtaaaaataaGCCAACAGATGGAATTCTCACCAAGGAATTGATACATTCAGTTCATCCTGAATCACCTACCCTCAAAACTTCCTTGTGTTTCAAGGAGCAAACTCTGTTACCTGTGAATCATGCTCTTCGAACTATAGAGGGCAGCAACCCAGCAGATAATCGTTACAGTGAATACGCTGAGGAGTTTTCCAAATCGGAACCCGGTGTGGTCAGCTTAGAGTATGGTGTGGCAAGAATGACTTGTTAG